The Angustibacter sp. Root456 genome includes the window CCCTCGCCGCGGCGGGCGTCGGGTAGGCGCTCGGCGCCGCCGTCCGGCCAGTAGCCGAGCGCTGCGGCCACCGACGGCAGCATGGCCCGCGCGGCCGCGGCGTACCCGGCGGACGACGGGTGGAAGCGATCGGCGCTGAACATCTCGGCCGGGACGCGACGGAACTCATCACCCAGCAGGTCGCCCAGCGACACCGTGCGAGCGCCGGCCTCGACGGCGCTGACGGTCTGCGCGGCGGCGAGGTCGCGGCTGAGCCGACGCGCGATGAGCCGCAGCGGCTGGGGAACGGGCTCGATGGTGCCGAGGTCAGGGCAGGTGCCCACCACGACCTGGCAGCCGAGGTCGACGAGCCGCTCGACCGTCTGCGCGAGGTGTCGGACGGCGACGGCGGGCCGCACGCGGTGGGTGACGTCGTTCGCCCCGACCATGATGATCACGGCGTCGGGCACCACGCCGGGGCGCACCTCGTCGAGCAGCCGGTCGAGCTGCCCGGCGAGGTCGGCGGAGACGGCCCCGACGACGGCCACGGTGGTGAGCCGGACGGCCCGACCGGAGACGGCGGCCAGCCCCCGCGCGACGACGGCGCCGGGCGCGTGCTCGGGCAGGTCGGCGCCCAACCCGGCGGCCGAGGAGTCGCCGAGCACCGCGAGCTCGATTGGCTCGCCCGCCCCGGCACCGTAGACGCCGTCGGCGTCCGGCCGGGCGGCCCCGAACGGCGTGCCGATCGTGCGCCGGGCGAGCTTCATCTCCAGCGCCATCACCCCGACGCCGAGCGCGCCGAGCGCGGTGACGCCACCCCCTCCGAAGGCTGCCGCGGCAGCCACCTTGCGGGCCCGACGGGCGCGACCCATGGACATCCCTCCCCGACCGTGATCTTCATCGCCACCGTACCCGCCGGGGCCGACCGAGGCGCGGCGTTCAGTCGTGGGTGTAGCGGGCGAGGAACTCGCCGACGTACCGCCGCGCGTTCGTGCTGACGTGCGGGCCGTGCATGAACGCGGCCACCGTGAAGTCGAGCTCGGTGAAGCGCTGGGCGGTGCGCTGGCTGAGCCGGAAGTCGCTGCAGAAGAAGGGCACGGACCAGCCGATGCCGCGCCAGTTGAACAGCGCGTCGCCGACCACCAGGACGCCGGTGGGCTCGTGCAGCAGCGACACGTGCCCCGGGGAGTGGCCGGGGGTGTGGACGACCCGCAGCCCTCCGGCCACCGGGAGCACCTGGCCGTCCGCGAGCTCCTCGTCGACCGGCACGGGCTCGAAGGCTGGCTTGCCGCTGCGCGAGCCGCGGGTGAGCAGGCGGCCGAGCCGCAGCGACTGGTCGCGAGGCGGCGCGATCCCGCTGCGGGCGGCGGCGGCGTCGTCGGCGTGGATCGCCACCGCCTCAGCGCCGGTGCGGCGCACCATCTCTGCCGCACCGCCCGCGTGGTCGGCGTGGGCGTGCGTGAGCAGGATGCGGGTGACCTGCTCGGGCGCGATACCGAGGTGGGTGAGCGCGGCGCTGATCTTCGCCGGTGACTTCTTCACGCCGCAGTCGACGAGCGTCACCTGGCCGTCGTCGTCGCGCAGGACGTAGCCGTTGACGAAGCTGGCGAGCAGGGGCAGGCGCCAGACGTTCGGCGCGAGCTCGATGGCGGGTGCGGTGGCCACGCGCCGAGCCTACGGCGACCCCGTCCCCGACAAATACCCGGGAAGTTGTGCGCCTGGCATCGCGTAGGCGTCGAAGTTCCCCGGAATTTGCCGGGAGACGGGATCTGGGACCATGGCCCGGTGAAGTACGCAGAGCACATCGCCGACCTCGTGGGCAACACGCCCCTCGTCAAGCTGAACTCGGTCACCGAGGGGATCACCGCCACGGTGCTCGCCAAGGTCGAGTACATGAACCCGGGCGGGAGCGTGAAGGACCGCATCGCGCTGCGCATGGTGGAAGCGGCCGAGGCGTCCGGTGCCCTGAAGCCCGGCGGCACGATCGTCGAGCCGACGAGCGGCAACACCGGCGTCGGCCTCGCGCTCATCGCGCAGCGCAAGGGCTACCACTGCATCTTCGTGTGCCCCGACAAGGTGAGCGAGGACAAGCGCAACGTGCTCAAGGCGTACGGCGCCGACGTCGTCGTGTGCCCGACCGCCGTGGCGCCCGACCACCCCGACAGCTACTACTCCGTGAGCGACCGGCTGGTGCGCGAGGTCGAGGGCGCCTGGAAGCCCGACCAGTACTCCAACCCGGAGGGCCCGGCGAGCCACTACGCCAGCACGGGCCCGGAGATCTGGGCCGACACCGACGGCAAGGTCACGCACTTCGTGGCCGGCGTGGGCACGGGCGGCACCATCACCGGCACCGGCCGCTACCTCAAGGACGTCTCGGCCGACCGCGACGGCGGCCCGGTCGTCGTCGTGGGCGCCGACCCTGAGGGCTCGGTGTACTCCGGCGGCACCGGCCGGCCGTACCTCGTCGAGGGCGTGGGCGAGGACTTCTGGCCGACCGCCTACGACCCTTCGGTGCCCGACCGCATCGTCGCGGTGAGCGACGCGGACTCGTTCGAGATGACCCGCCGCCTCGCCCGCGAGGAGGGCCTGCTCGTCGGCGGCTCCTGTGGCATGGCGGTCGTGGCCGCCCTGGAGGTCGCGCGCGAGCTCGGCCCGGATGACGTCGTCGTCGTGCTGCTGCCCGACAGCGGCCGCGGCTACCTGTCGAAGATCTTCAACGACGGCTGGATGTCGTCGTACGGCTTCATGCGCGCGGACGGCGAGAAGACCGTCGGCGACGTCCTGCACGCCAAGGCCGGTGACCTGCCGGCGCTCGTGCACACGCACCCCAGCGAGACGGTGCGCGACGCCGTGCAGATCCTGCGCGAGTACGGCGTCTCGCAGATGCCGGTGGTGGGCGCGGAGCCGCCGGTAATGGCCGGTGAGGTGGCGGGCAGCGTCGGTGAGCGTGAGCTGCTCGACGCGCTGTTCACCGGCAAGG containing:
- a CDS encoding SGNH/GDSL hydrolase family protein; this translates as MGRARRARKVAAAAAFGGGGVTALGALGVGVMALEMKLARRTIGTPFGAARPDADGVYGAGAGEPIELAVLGDSSAAGLGADLPEHAPGAVVARGLAAVSGRAVRLTTVAVVGAVSADLAGQLDRLLDEVRPGVVPDAVIIMVGANDVTHRVRPAVAVRHLAQTVERLVDLGCQVVVGTCPDLGTIEPVPQPLRLIARRLSRDLAAAQTVSAVEAGARTVSLGDLLGDEFRRVPAEMFSADRFHPSSAGYAAAARAMLPSVAAALGYWPDGGAERLPDARRGEGIGPITVAAVASAADPGTEVSATEVAGEQRGPRGRWAVLRRRRQEPAEASPATEDGSNETQVTATTSPTAE
- a CDS encoding MBL fold metallo-hydrolase, whose protein sequence is MATAPAIELAPNVWRLPLLASFVNGYVLRDDDGQVTLVDCGVKKSPAKISAALTHLGIAPEQVTRILLTHAHADHAGGAAEMVRRTGAEAVAIHADDAAAARSGIAPPRDQSLRLGRLLTRGSRSGKPAFEPVPVDEELADGQVLPVAGGLRVVHTPGHSPGHVSLLHEPTGVLVVGDALFNWRGIGWSVPFFCSDFRLSQRTAQRFTELDFTVAAFMHGPHVSTNARRYVGEFLARYTHD
- a CDS encoding cystathionine beta-synthase, encoding MKYAEHIADLVGNTPLVKLNSVTEGITATVLAKVEYMNPGGSVKDRIALRMVEAAEASGALKPGGTIVEPTSGNTGVGLALIAQRKGYHCIFVCPDKVSEDKRNVLKAYGADVVVCPTAVAPDHPDSYYSVSDRLVREVEGAWKPDQYSNPEGPASHYASTGPEIWADTDGKVTHFVAGVGTGGTITGTGRYLKDVSADRDGGPVVVVGADPEGSVYSGGTGRPYLVEGVGEDFWPTAYDPSVPDRIVAVSDADSFEMTRRLAREEGLLVGGSCGMAVVAALEVARELGPDDVVVVLLPDSGRGYLSKIFNDGWMSSYGFMRADGEKTVGDVLHAKAGDLPALVHTHPSETVRDAVQILREYGVSQMPVVGAEPPVMAGEVAGSVGERELLDALFTGKAHLSDPVSQHMSPPFALVGAGEPVTTARHELEHADAVMVVEDGKPVGVLTRADLLGFLAD